One Jeotgalicoccus saudimassiliensis DNA window includes the following coding sequences:
- the mfd gene encoding transcription-repair coupling factor has product MHNKISDRILNDERVKSILNYDSDKNLLVTGVNDDFKPVLLKELTENSSEPQVVFVENNHHMEKLANSMMDVMDNVYTFPVGDIMIESLSKQSPDFMKARMTALYALAHEKPGLFIVPVHGLLKPLMPKEKLLSYERTLQLGGTVNYDELIEFLVSLGYKRMSQAQNFGEFAVRGDIFDIYMHDVFLRLELFDDEIDSLRLIDPETQRSLQNIDSITIEPYAEYIVEASEREELLDKIDELYEQTAAGLEGVTKDALEEYYDIVTHPDQLVNHLAQFAHLLDDHDKSLLDYLTPEHRVFIDDAGAIKTAYDAEFSAVHNYFESVLEAGQMFTGAANYLEGQYDRLLNINGATYFNLFMKSMPVSIGEMIKISVKPTEIYYGQYDILASNLNSMLENDYLVNIILRDEDELNKTKQLLEDLKIPSFINEIPGNSGIVLTIGTMATGFILPYMSAAILTSKELYNKVQKRKKRKQKISNAEKIKSYQELNVGDYIVHVHHGVGRYLGIETLQVGGIHSDYMKLQYKGTDQLYIPVDQMDLVQKYVASDDGSPKMHKLGGVEWKKTKAKVEANVNDIAEELIRLYQERAQSKGFQFSPDTEMQEAFEARFPYEPTPDQLASINEIKKDMEDAKPMDRLLCGDVGYGKTEVAIRAAFKAVQDGKQVAFLVPTTILAAQHFESLIERIEDYPVNVAMMSRFRTAKENRETAAGLKEGRIDIVVGTHKILGKSIEYKDLGLLIVDEEQRFGVKHKEAIKQIKNNVDVLTLTATPIPRTLHMSLTGVRDLSVIETPPENRFPVQTYVLEYNGNFVKEAIERELARNGQVFYLHNRVDTIYNKQAHVEMLVPDASVGVMHAKMTEKQIEETMLDFVNGEFDVLVTTTIIETGVDVPNANTLIIEDADRFGLSQLYQLRGRVGRSNRISYAYLFHQPNKVLTEVAEKRLEAIKEYTELGSGFKIAMRDLNIRGAGNLLGKNQSGFIDSVGYEMYSDMLESAVQEKQGIEKEEEPVSIPINIEADAYIPATYITHEQSKIDIYKRLRKANSLEDIQDIEDELIDRFGEYPEEVVNLIELVKVKVYALMYGIYKVSEDARHYYLNVSKAATEEISGEKLFQDTQDYSRILKISVKDGEIRLTIRSKNIKELVGIMSAIQDSRMEAVR; this is encoded by the coding sequence ATGCATAACAAAATAAGCGACAGAATATTAAACGATGAACGTGTCAAAAGCATTTTAAACTACGACAGCGATAAAAACCTGCTCGTTACAGGTGTGAACGACGACTTTAAACCGGTACTGCTGAAAGAGCTCACAGAAAACTCGTCAGAACCGCAAGTTGTCTTCGTTGAAAATAACCACCATATGGAGAAACTGGCAAACAGCATGATGGACGTCATGGATAATGTATACACATTCCCTGTCGGCGACATTATGATTGAAAGTTTATCAAAGCAAAGCCCTGATTTTATGAAAGCAAGAATGACTGCATTATATGCACTTGCTCATGAGAAACCAGGGCTCTTTATCGTACCTGTACACGGTCTGTTAAAGCCGTTGATGCCGAAAGAAAAACTGTTGTCTTACGAAAGAACACTGCAGCTTGGCGGAACGGTGAATTATGATGAGCTGATTGAATTCCTGGTCAGTCTCGGCTATAAGCGGATGAGTCAGGCGCAGAACTTCGGTGAATTTGCAGTGCGCGGGGATATCTTTGATATTTACATGCACGACGTGTTCCTCCGTCTTGAGCTGTTCGATGATGAAATCGATTCGCTCCGTCTGATCGATCCGGAAACGCAGCGCTCGCTGCAAAATATCGACAGCATTACGATTGAACCTTACGCAGAATATATCGTCGAAGCGAGCGAGCGTGAAGAACTGCTCGATAAAATCGATGAGCTGTACGAACAGACTGCAGCGGGACTTGAAGGTGTAACTAAAGACGCCCTCGAGGAATACTATGACATCGTTACGCATCCGGATCAGCTGGTCAATCACCTGGCGCAGTTCGCACATCTGCTGGATGATCACGATAAGTCACTGCTCGACTATTTAACGCCGGAACACCGTGTGTTTATCGACGATGCCGGTGCGATTAAAACAGCATATGATGCTGAATTCTCCGCAGTGCATAATTACTTTGAATCGGTGCTTGAAGCAGGACAGATGTTTACCGGTGCTGCGAACTATCTCGAAGGGCAGTATGATCGTCTGTTAAACATTAATGGAGCGACGTACTTTAACTTATTTATGAAAAGTATGCCTGTATCGATTGGGGAAATGATAAAGATCTCGGTGAAACCGACAGAGATTTACTACGGACAGTACGATATTCTCGCGTCGAATTTAAACAGCATGCTGGAAAACGATTATCTCGTCAATATAATTCTCCGCGATGAGGATGAGCTGAATAAGACGAAACAGCTGCTCGAAGATTTAAAAATACCGAGCTTTATAAATGAAATTCCCGGGAACTCGGGAATTGTTCTCACAATCGGGACGATGGCGACAGGATTTATACTGCCTTATATGAGTGCAGCAATTTTAACGTCCAAGGAACTTTACAACAAAGTTCAAAAACGTAAAAAGCGCAAGCAGAAAATTTCGAACGCGGAGAAGATAAAGTCCTATCAGGAACTGAATGTTGGTGACTATATTGTTCACGTGCATCACGGTGTCGGCAGATATCTCGGTATTGAAACGCTGCAGGTCGGAGGTATTCACAGCGACTACATGAAACTGCAGTATAAAGGCACGGATCAGCTGTATATCCCGGTCGACCAGATGGACCTTGTGCAGAAGTACGTGGCAAGCGATGACGGCTCGCCGAAAATGCACAAGCTCGGCGGCGTCGAATGGAAGAAAACAAAAGCCAAAGTGGAAGCGAACGTTAACGATATCGCCGAAGAGTTAATCAGGCTGTATCAGGAACGTGCGCAGTCCAAAGGGTTTCAGTTCAGTCCGGATACGGAAATGCAGGAAGCATTTGAAGCACGCTTCCCGTATGAACCGACACCGGACCAACTGGCCAGTATTAACGAGATTAAAAAAGACATGGAAGATGCGAAACCGATGGACAGACTGCTTTGCGGAGACGTGGGTTACGGTAAGACAGAAGTGGCGATCCGTGCTGCCTTTAAAGCAGTACAGGACGGCAAACAGGTCGCATTTCTTGTGCCGACAACAATTCTTGCAGCGCAGCATTTTGAGAGCCTGATTGAACGGATTGAAGATTATCCGGTTAATGTTGCGATGATGTCGCGTTTCAGAACGGCAAAGGAAAACCGTGAAACAGCGGCAGGCTTAAAAGAAGGACGCATCGATATCGTTGTCGGCACGCATAAAATACTCGGGAAATCGATTGAGTATAAAGATCTCGGATTGCTGATTGTCGATGAAGAGCAGCGCTTCGGTGTAAAACATAAAGAAGCGATTAAACAGATTAAAAATAACGTCGACGTTCTTACGCTGACTGCAACACCGATTCCAAGAACGCTCCATATGAGTCTGACGGGAGTTCGGGATTTATCGGTAATCGAAACCCCGCCTGAAAACAGATTCCCCGTTCAGACATATGTGCTCGAATATAACGGCAACTTTGTTAAAGAAGCAATCGAGCGGGAACTCGCACGTAACGGCCAGGTGTTCTACCTGCATAACAGAGTTGATACGATTTACAACAAGCAGGCGCATGTGGAGATGCTGGTACCGGACGCATCGGTCGGTGTCATGCATGCAAAGATGACCGAGAAGCAAATTGAGGAAACGATGCTCGATTTTGTAAACGGTGAATTCGATGTACTCGTGACGACGACAATTATCGAAACGGGTGTGGATGTACCGAATGCCAACACACTTATTATTGAAGATGCCGACCGTTTCGGTCTGAGCCAGCTGTATCAGCTCCGCGGACGTGTCGGACGAAGCAACAGAATCAGTTACGCGTATTTATTCCATCAGCCGAACAAAGTGCTGACGGAAGTCGCTGAAAAACGACTGGAAGCAATCAAGGAATATACGGAACTCGGCAGCGGCTTTAAAATTGCAATGCGCGATTTGAATATTCGCGGAGCCGGCAATCTGCTCGGTAAAAACCAGTCCGGATTTATCGATTCGGTCGGTTATGAAATGTACAGCGACATGCTGGAAAGTGCAGTGCAGGAAAAACAGGGTATTGAAAAAGAAGAGGAACCGGTCAGCATTCCGATTAATATCGAAGCGGATGCTTATATTCCGGCGACGTATATTACACATGAACAGTCGAAAATAGATATTTACAAACGTTTGAGAAAAGCGAACTCGCTTGAGGATATTCAGGACATTGAAGATGAGCTGATCGACCGTTTTGGAGAATACCCTGAAGAAGTCGTCAACTTAATCGAACTGGTAAAAGTAAAAGTCTATGCATTGATGTACGGCATTTATAAAGTGTCGGAAGATGCGAGACATTACTATCTGAACGTATCGAAAGCGGCAACGGAAGAAATCAGCGGTGAAAAACTGTTCCAGGATACACAGGATTACAGCAGAATATTAAAAATATCAGTTAAAGACGGAGAAATCCGCCTGACAATCCGCTCTAAAAATATTAAAGAGCTCGTCGGCATTATGAGCGCAATACAGGACAGCAGAATGGAGGCAGTCAGATGA